Below is a genomic region from Pseudarthrobacter sulfonivorans.
CCTGGTGGCCACCCTGCGCCGCGAGTTCCACGATGCCCGCCACCACTGCTCGGCGTTCGTCCTGGGGCCGGACCGGGACGTCCAACGCTCCAATGACGACGGCGAGCCCTCCGGCACGGCCGGCATCCCCATGCTGGAGGCCATCATCAAGAGGGAAACAACACCGGGGGTGACGGACCTCAGTGACGTCAGTGCCGTCGTCGTCCGCTACTTCGGCGGCATCCTGCTGGGGGCGGGTGGGCTGGTGCGTGCGTATTCCGAGTCGGTTTCCGCGGCCCTGGAACGGGCCCCGCTGGTTCGCCGCAGCCGGCTGCGGATCTGTACGGCGTCGGTGCCGCACGCCGCCGCGGGACGGCTGGAGAACGATCTCCGCGCGGCCGGGTTTGCGATGGCGGAAACCACCTACGGAGCGCAGGACACGGTCCTTCGCCTGGCCGTGCCTGACGAAGCCGCGGAAGTTTCTGCCGCCACCGATCGCGTGTTGTCGCTCACCGCCGGGAGAACCGTGCTGACGGCGGCCGGAACGGAGTGGCTCGATGTCCCGCTCCCCTGAAGTCCGTCTGGCAGACGTCGACGACCCCATGCTGGAGCGGCTGCTGGAGCTGGCACAGCTGGATGCGTCTGCGGATGACGTCACGCCGCCGCTGAGCAACGGGACGGGCTGGAATGCCGAACGCATCGACTGGTTCCTCGCCTACCACCGGTCTGCAGCCGCGGGACTGGAGGGACCGGCCGCGGAAAAGAGCTGGGCAGTGCTCTGCGACGGCAGCCCGGCCGGCGCGATCAGGCTCAAGCTGACGGACGCGGAAACGGCGCAACACGAAACAGCTGAGACGGGCATCTGGCTGGGCCGGAGCTACCGCGGCCACGGTGTCGGCGGCGCCGCGTTGCGGCTGGTACTCGCGGAAGCCCGCCGCGCCGGACTGCACCGCGTCGTGGCCAAAACCACGGCAGCCAACATCGGCGCGCAGCGGCTCCTCACCGCCGCTGGCGCGGTCCTGACGCACGACGACGGCGGCGCGGTGTGTGCCGTCGTCGACCTTTCCCACTGGCGCCAGTAGGCACCCGGGCCCTGATTGCTGGGCTGATGGGATAAGCCCGCGGACGGGAATGCGTAACTTTTGCGGCCCGGCCATGGCCCGAAGCCCGGAATGGCGGGGCCGACCCGTGCTGAAGCGGCCATAAATGACGCACTCCGGTCGGCCGGGCCGGTTAAACACAGCGGGCCCCTGCTTTCGCAGGGGCCCGCTGTGTTGGCCCGGGAAGCCCCGGGCCGGTGGCAATTAGTTGCCGGTCAGCTTCTCGCGCAGAGCAGCAAGAGCCTCGTCGGATGCAAGCGTGCCTGCACCGGCGTTGGACTCAGCAGCAGGCTCCGAGGAGTAGCTGGTGGTGCCGGAATCGCTGTCACCGGACGTTGCAGCTGCAGCGTCGTCGGCAGCGTGCTGGGCAACCTGCTTCTTGTGTGCTTCCCAGCGGGTCTGGGCGTCAGCGTACTGCTGCTCCCAAACGGCGCGCTGGTTCTCGTAGCCTTCAAGCCACTCGTTGGACTCCGGGTCGAAGCCCTCCGGGTACTTGTAGTTGCCCTCTTCGTCGTACTCAGCGGACATGCCGTAGAGAGCCGGATCGAATTCGGTGGACTCGGCGTCAACGCCCTCGTTAGCCTGCTTGAGGGAGAGGGAGATACGGCGGCGCTCGAGGTCGATGTCGATGACCTTGACGAACAGCTCGTCACCAACGGAGACAACCTGCTCGGCCAGCTCCACGTGGCGGACTGCCAGTTCGGAGATGTGCACGAGGCCTTCGATGCCGTCTTCGACGCGTACGAACGCACCGAACGGAACGAGCTTGGTGACCTTACCCGGAACAACCTGCCCGAGGGCGTGGGTGCGGGCGAAGGTCTGCCACGGATCTTCCTGCGTAGCCTTGAGCGACAGGGAAACACGCTCGCGGTCCAGATCGACTTCGAGAACCTCGACAGTGACTTCCTGGCCAACTTCGACAACCTCGGACGGGTGGTCGATGTGCTTCCAGGACAGCTCGGAAACGTGAACGAGGCCGTCTACGCCGCCCAGGTCCACGAATGCACCGAAGTTGACGATGGAGGAAACGACGCCGGGACGAACCTGGCCCTTTTCCAGCTTGTTGAGGAACGTGGAGCGAACCTCGGACTGGGTCTGCTCGAGCCAGGCACGGCGGGACAGCACAACGTTGTTGCGGTTCTTGTCCAGCTCGATGATTTTGGCTTCGATCTTCTGACCGATGTACGGAGCGAGGTCGCGCACACGGCGCATCTCGACGAGGGATGCGGGCAGGAAGCCGCGCAGACCGATGTCGAGGATAAGACCACCCTTGACAACCTCGATGACGGTACCGGTGACAACACCGTCTTCTTCCTTGACCTTCTCGATGTCGCCCCAGGCGCGCTCGTACTGAGCCCGCTTCTTGGAGAGGATCAGGCGGCCTTCTTTGTCTTCCTTGGTGAGCACCAGGGCTTCGACGAGATCGCCAACGGAGACAACGTCTCCGGGATCAACGTCGTGCTTGATGGACAGCTCGCGGGAGGGGATGACACCTTCGGTCTTGTAACCGATGTCGAGCAGAACTTCATCGCGGTCGACCTTGACGACGGTACCTTCGACGAGGTCTCCGTCGTTGAAGTACTTGATGGTGGCGTCGACTGCTGCGAGGAAGTCCTCAGCGGTACCGATGTCGTTAATGGCGACTACGGGGGTACCGGGCTTCTCGGTGGAGGTGATGGTCATGTAGTAGGGGCTCCGTTGTGGATAGTTAGTCGGTCAGGCAAACCGCCGCGCCCGCGTTATGGAACGCAGGCGCAGGTCTTCGGGCGATCGCAGGGATCTTCCGGGTCTTCCTGATTTGTGGATTCTAGAAACGCGCACGTAGTACGCGCCCACTTATTCTAGTCGCAGCGGCCAACGAGGGTCAAAGCGCATGGCAATGACCGGCCTGGCTGAGCGTGCCTGCAATGCCGGGGCTCAGAAGTGCGTGAGGCAGTGTGTGGCGCGTTCCACCGCGAACATCCCGCGCGCCCGGAGCGCCGCGCCTTGGGTGTGTTCACGGATCCGGCCTGCCGCCGTCAGGGTCACCGGGCTGACGGCGCCGAGGTAGATGGATGACAGTGCGGAGACATCCAGCGTCAGGTCCGGATCCTGCGCAGCTTCCAGACGCACGACGGCGGCCTCGCCGCCACTGACGTCCACGGCAAACGTTCCCGCCGTGAGGCCAAGCGGGTCCTGCACCTCGAGCACCAGCCTTCCGTCCACCGGGTAATGCCGGGCTTCCAGCGCCTGGGCCACGTCCAGGATGCGGAGCCAGAGCATGTCCCGGCTGTCTGAGGAATCGATGCAGCGGGGATCGGCCAGTGCCCAGGTCAGCGGGTCATCCAGCGGTGCTTCCTCCCACGTGACGCGTTCCACCAGGTCGATGGCGGCCAGGAACTGCCAGAGCTCCAGGTACGCCTCGTTCGTGGCCGCCACGAGGTCCACTACCTGCATGGTGTAGGGCTCGGTGTCCCAGCCAAGGAATTTGTAGGAAACGTAGCCGTCCACGGCGCCGTCGGGGCCGTAGTGCAGTGCCGCCTTGACGGCAGGATCTTCCTTGCCCTCGCGGCCCAAGGACCCTGAAGCCAGCTGGCGGTACCAGTCCTGGCGGCCGATCGATCCCGGCGTCAGGCGGTGCACGCAGTCGAAGACGACCGGCGCCAGGTCCAGCAGCACGCGCGGGTCCGCGACATCCACGGTACCGACGGCGTGGTGATTAAGCCGGAACCGGGCAGTGGTGTCCACTTTCACGGTCCGTTCGAAGCTGGCCACGCCGTAGCCAAAGCGTCCATAGATGGAGCCCTCGGACGCTGTCAGGGCGGCCATTGCCAGGCCATCGTCCTTCGCCATGGCCAGGTCCTCGGACATCATCCGGCGCAGCAGGCCGCGCCGCCGATGCGAAGTCCGGACCGTTACTGCTGTGACCAGTTGGGTTTCCAGCAGCCGGCCGAAGCCGATGTTGAGTGTTTTGCGCAGGGTGCCGAAGGTTGCCACCGGTACCTCCGCGGGGAGCGACCCAGGCGCGACTTCGCGGGTCTGGTAGGCGCCGGTGAAGATCCGCCGGTCAGCTGCGTAGGTCTCCAAGGATTTGGCAACATGCGCCGGTGTCCGCGTGGATTCGTGGAAGCCAAAGGCGACCGCCTTCACCCATGATTCGGCGTCGGGATAACCCGCCTCGCCTTTGGATGCCGCTGGGAAGCGCCGGATTTCATAGTCATCACTCAGTTCAGCCACACCGCCGAGCCTAACCAATGATTCCGGCGCCTGGCCAGCAGCAACACGCCCGCAGGCAGGAAGTTCCGCAGAGCCGGCGGGAAATGGCTCAGGGCCGCCGCACAGGTTGGCGGAGGATGGTTTTGAGCTTCTCCGGTGCCACCCTGCGGGCGTCACTGAGGTAGATCTCGTGGTGCAGGCCGGCAAATCCGAAGCCCTTGGACGGCATGTATTCACTGTGCAGGCGGTGCAGCGTGGGGGCCTCGTCGTCGTAGCTGCCGATGTGCAGGATCTGCAGCGAGAGGCCTTCATCGAGGGTCTCAAGGCGGAGCAGGTCCAGCCCCGGAACGTTCTTCGCCGCCGCCTCCGCGATACCGTCCTGCACCTCGGCGGCGCCGATCCAGCCTGGCTGATGGATCATCATGGTCCA
It encodes:
- a CDS encoding IMPACT family protein, with product MQEQESRATAYTTLALGPEFRHEIEIKRSRFITVLRRAENEDTARDLVATLRREFHDARHHCSAFVLGPDRDVQRSNDDGEPSGTAGIPMLEAIIKRETTPGVTDLSDVSAVVVRYFGGILLGAGGLVRAYSESVSAALERAPLVRRSRLRICTASVPHAAAGRLENDLRAAGFAMAETTYGAQDTVLRLAVPDEAAEVSAATDRVLSLTAGRTVLTAAGTEWLDVPLP
- a CDS encoding GNAT family N-acetyltransferase gives rise to the protein MSRSPEVRLADVDDPMLERLLELAQLDASADDVTPPLSNGTGWNAERIDWFLAYHRSAAAGLEGPAAEKSWAVLCDGSPAGAIRLKLTDAETAQHETAETGIWLGRSYRGHGVGGAALRLVLAEARRAGLHRVVAKTTAANIGAQRLLTAAGAVLTHDDGGAVCAVVDLSHWRQ
- a CDS encoding GNAT family N-acetyltransferase produces the protein MSDDYEIRRFPAASKGEAGYPDAESWVKAVAFGFHESTRTPAHVAKSLETYAADRRIFTGAYQTREVAPGSLPAEVPVATFGTLRKTLNIGFGRLLETQLVTAVTVRTSHRRRGLLRRMMSEDLAMAKDDGLAMAALTASEGSIYGRFGYGVASFERTVKVDTTARFRLNHHAVGTVDVADPRVLLDLAPVVFDCVHRLTPGSIGRQDWYRQLASGSLGREGKEDPAVKAALHYGPDGAVDGYVSYKFLGWDTEPYTMQVVDLVAATNEAYLELWQFLAAIDLVERVTWEEAPLDDPLTWALADPRCIDSSDSRDMLWLRILDVAQALEARHYPVDGRLVLEVQDPLGLTAGTFAVDVSGGEAAVVRLEAAQDPDLTLDVSALSSIYLGAVSPVTLTAAGRIREHTQGAALRARGMFAVERATHCLTHF
- the rpsA gene encoding 30S ribosomal protein S1 — translated: MTITSTEKPGTPVVAINDIGTAEDFLAAVDATIKYFNDGDLVEGTVVKVDRDEVLLDIGYKTEGVIPSRELSIKHDVDPGDVVSVGDLVEALVLTKEDKEGRLILSKKRAQYERAWGDIEKVKEEDGVVTGTVIEVVKGGLILDIGLRGFLPASLVEMRRVRDLAPYIGQKIEAKIIELDKNRNNVVLSRRAWLEQTQSEVRSTFLNKLEKGQVRPGVVSSIVNFGAFVDLGGVDGLVHVSELSWKHIDHPSEVVEVGQEVTVEVLEVDLDRERVSLSLKATQEDPWQTFARTHALGQVVPGKVTKLVPFGAFVRVEDGIEGLVHISELAVRHVELAEQVVSVGDELFVKVIDIDLERRRISLSLKQANEGVDAESTEFDPALYGMSAEYDEEGNYKYPEGFDPESNEWLEGYENQRAVWEQQYADAQTRWEAHKKQVAQHAADDAAAATSGDSDSGTTSYSSEPAAESNAGAGTLASDEALAALREKLTGN
- a CDS encoding GyrI-like domain-containing protein; translated protein: MDKYDVKKQFKDLYAPRARDFEVVTVPPLSYLMLDGQGNPGTAPAYAAALEALYSVSYAVKFASKHAGRDYVVGPLEGLWTADDADAFTRGEKDSWKWTMMIHQPGWIGAAEVQDGIAEAAAKNVPGLDLLRLETLDEGLSLQILHIGSYDDEAPTLHRLHSEYMPSKGFGFAGLHHEIYLSDARRVAPEKLKTILRQPVRRP